In one window of Opitutaceae bacterium DNA:
- the argH gene encoding argininosuccinate lyase, whose protein sequence is MAKESQATWGGRFKAGPAELMLAFSESVSFDCRLALFDIEASQAHAAMLEKVGLLTAAEHRAIRAGLRVIGEEIRAGEFEWQIRFEDVHMNIEQALTARVPAAAKLHTARSRNDQVATDIRLFLKDACGGIQTRIRTLQRVILEVADRHRAILIPGFTHLQRAQPVSVAHHLLAYLEMLERDHERFTVATDHANWCPLGAGALAGTTLPIDRNFTAIALGFVDRKGRPRVTRNSMDSVADRDCLIEFASACALTGLHLSRMAEDVILWCSQEFGFARVGDAFSTGSSLMPQKRNPDSFELIRGKSARLQGNLTSLHVMAKGLPLTYNRDLQEDKVPIFDSFDQTAICLDVASGAFETMVIDPFRCAAAVTDPALLATDLADYLVEKGVPFREAHHAVGALVGAAEAEHVALNAVDDERAARIHPKLTKDWREVFDLQKAMAKRKGIGMPGPSRVAGEVRRWRRYLGVG, encoded by the coding sequence ATGGCAAAGGAATCTCAAGCGACGTGGGGTGGGCGGTTCAAGGCGGGACCGGCGGAACTGATGCTGGCGTTCAGCGAGTCGGTTTCTTTCGACTGTCGACTGGCTCTTTTTGACATCGAGGCCAGCCAGGCCCATGCCGCCATGCTGGAAAAGGTCGGTCTTCTCACCGCAGCCGAGCACAGGGCGATCCGAGCGGGCCTGCGGGTGATCGGCGAGGAGATTCGGGCAGGGGAATTCGAGTGGCAGATTCGTTTCGAAGACGTTCACATGAACATCGAGCAGGCCCTGACGGCCCGCGTCCCGGCCGCAGCCAAGCTGCACACAGCCCGGAGCCGCAACGACCAGGTCGCCACGGATATCCGGCTATTCCTGAAGGACGCCTGCGGCGGGATCCAGACCCGGATCCGCACCCTGCAGCGGGTTATTCTGGAGGTGGCGGATCGCCATCGCGCCATTCTGATCCCCGGTTTCACGCACCTGCAGCGAGCCCAGCCGGTCTCGGTCGCCCACCACCTTCTGGCCTACCTGGAAATGCTGGAGCGCGACCATGAGCGGTTCACCGTGGCGACCGACCATGCCAATTGGTGTCCGTTGGGTGCCGGCGCCCTCGCCGGGACCACTCTGCCGATTGACCGGAACTTCACTGCGATCGCCTTGGGATTTGTCGACCGCAAGGGGCGCCCGCGGGTTACCCGCAACAGCATGGATTCGGTGGCGGACCGGGATTGCCTGATCGAGTTCGCATCTGCCTGCGCCCTGACCGGATTGCATCTTTCCCGGATGGCGGAGGACGTCATCCTCTGGTGTTCTCAGGAATTCGGGTTCGCCCGAGTCGGTGATGCCTTTTCAACCGGCTCGAGCCTGATGCCACAGAAGCGCAACCCCGATTCGTTCGAGTTGATCCGGGGCAAGTCGGCGCGGCTGCAGGGTAACCTGACGAGCCTCCATGTCATGGCCAAGGGGCTGCCGTTGACCTACAACCGGGATCTGCAGGAGGACAAGGTCCCAATCTTTGATTCCTTCGACCAGACGGCCATCTGCCTCGACGTGGCGTCGGGTGCCTTTGAGACGATGGTCATTGATCCATTCCGCTGCGCGGCTGCGGTGACCGATCCGGCCCTCCTGGCGACCGACCTCGCGGATTACCTGGTGGAGAAAGGCGTGCCCTTCCGTGAGGCCCACCACGCGGTCGGCGCGCTCGTCGGCGCGGCGGAGGCGGAGCATGTCGCGCTCAACGCGGTCGATGACGAGCGGGCCGCCCGTATCCATCCCAAGCTGACAAAGGATTGGCGGGAGGTTTTTGACCTGCAGAAGGCGATGGCAAAACGCAAGGGAATCGGGATGCCCGGTCCCTCACGGGTGGCCGGGGAAGTCCGGCGCTGGCGCCGCTATCTCGGTGTCGGCTGA
- a CDS encoding MFS transporter, with product MSAEPQAVAEADGSLSLKPFRAALGFGFFNALSWQIALGTPMVLFCERLGASTFEVGLAYAFVFLMTPLQILTTAGVSRFGFKAVMLTGWGLRSLFLLIPLGIAVAAPEEGSRTLVRLLIGSVFFFCLFRSLGVAAWLPWLYTLLPERIRGRYFATDQIVAGVAGAGTLLLCAILFRVLPLYEAFRIEYLVAICGSVLSFISLYRLPSPTPPESLNLAAVLHESPGIVARSGPFRRLLLIGVWFAVTVTPIPPFCAYFLKAGPGFSASHILVLTTLQYAGAISGALLIRSRIDHLGPRPFFRMALTIYALVAVYWLFFLGGQVSGSPGLHGAYFMLGLAASMWFSANLNYLPQVVEPGKRALMVAIHSAGIALSGGLAPIVWGGFLRGTDPVASVDVGVFRIFFAAVIVSVIGLFAFVGRLPRNATWSGERLPGVLAFRPFRAMTNLVGLGESGWAREGAKGKVE from the coding sequence GTGTCGGCTGAACCGCAGGCAGTCGCCGAGGCTGACGGATCCCTCTCGCTGAAGCCCTTCCGCGCGGCGCTGGGGTTTGGGTTCTTCAACGCCCTGAGCTGGCAGATTGCCCTGGGGACGCCCATGGTCCTGTTCTGTGAACGCCTGGGGGCGTCTACCTTCGAAGTGGGTCTGGCCTACGCCTTCGTATTCCTGATGACGCCGCTGCAGATCCTGACCACGGCCGGGGTTTCCCGCTTCGGTTTCAAGGCTGTCATGCTGACGGGGTGGGGACTGCGCAGCCTCTTCCTGTTGATTCCCCTGGGGATTGCGGTGGCGGCGCCGGAGGAGGGCAGCCGGACCCTGGTGCGTCTGCTGATCGGTTCGGTCTTCTTCTTCTGTCTCTTCCGCTCGCTCGGAGTGGCGGCCTGGTTGCCGTGGCTCTACACGCTTCTGCCGGAGCGGATCCGGGGCCGTTATTTTGCCACCGACCAGATCGTGGCCGGCGTTGCCGGGGCCGGCACCCTGCTTCTTTGTGCCATTCTCTTCCGGGTTCTGCCTCTCTACGAGGCTTTCCGTATCGAGTATCTGGTGGCGATCTGCGGCTCGGTGCTCAGCTTCATCTCGCTTTACCGACTGCCCAGTCCGACTCCACCGGAAAGCCTGAATCTCGCAGCTGTTCTTCATGAATCTCCGGGCATCGTGGCCCGTTCCGGCCCGTTTCGGCGTCTGCTTCTCATTGGCGTCTGGTTTGCGGTCACGGTGACGCCGATCCCGCCCTTCTGTGCCTACTTCCTCAAGGCCGGACCGGGGTTCTCCGCCTCCCATATCCTTGTCCTGACCACCCTTCAGTATGCCGGAGCGATTTCGGGAGCGCTTCTCATCCGGTCCCGCATCGATCACCTGGGTCCCCGGCCCTTCTTCCGCATGGCTCTGACGATCTATGCCCTGGTGGCGGTCTACTGGCTTTTCTTTCTAGGAGGGCAGGTATCCGGTTCACCGGGACTGCATGGCGCGTATTTCATGTTGGGATTGGCGGCTTCGATGTGGTTTTCGGCCAACCTCAACTATCTGCCGCAGGTGGTGGAACCCGGCAAACGCGCCCTGATGGTGGCGATCCACAGCGCGGGCATCGCCCTGAGCGGCGGCCTGGCGCCCATTGTCTGGGGGGGCTTTCTGCGGGGGACGGATCCGGTGGCGTCGGTCGATGTCGGGGTTTTCCGGATTTTCTTCGCGGCGGTGATCGTGAGTGTGATCGGGCTTTTTGCCTTTGTCGGGCGACTGCCACGGAATGCGACCTGGAGCGGGGAGCGTCTGCCCGGCGTATTGGCATTCCGTCCGTTTCGGGCCATGACCAATCTGGTTGGGCTGGGTGAGTCGGGATGGGCAAGGGAAGGTGCGAAAGGCAAAGTCGAGTGA
- the mutL gene encoding DNA mismatch repair endonuclease MutL, which yields MLPDRVANQIAAGEVIERPASIVKELVENSLDAGATRIEVEYASGGRSLIRVEDNGRGMSRDDALLSIERHATSKIREATDLDRVISFGFRGEALPSIASVSHFVLRSRAEGEESGTEIVIDGGKLLHVRDCGMPVGTRIVITRLFNTVPARRKFLKSDRTEAGHIVQSARLYALASPGVAFNLIEDRRPVFQSPVCPDLLERVTEIFGRQIAELVVPVAGAEGDLRIEGLLGRPGVGRGTRHEMITFVNGRPVESRTLAYAILESYHTLIPKGRYPVAFLFLSIDPAGVDVNVHPSKREIRFRDEPRVRGFTIRTVLDGLRSSETRGTPGAVEHSPDRADISRSRPTERAEDVSGQSAAPGSATPVRSGALPGPSRVIARPRPPEPPVGRTEPVAVPPRPSIQPVDWVLIGSLQATYLLFETGAGLVLLDHRAAEQRIWFERLMREFREGEAAGQRLLFPIPVEFDPIGGTIVVDHLEFFGSHGFEVAPFGRNTFRLESVPVWLKPERAEDFLRDLVGLIRQGSLSSRKPDLAAEALARMACRRLTDSLKIPGAEEAAGLIRALFACSVPQSDPSGRPTYIELDSGELNRRFHKGRATSTDALF from the coding sequence GTGCTGCCAGATCGAGTGGCCAATCAAATCGCCGCCGGCGAGGTGATTGAACGGCCCGCGTCCATTGTGAAGGAATTGGTGGAGAACAGCCTGGATGCGGGGGCGACCCGAATCGAGGTCGAATACGCCAGCGGGGGCCGCAGTCTGATCCGGGTCGAGGACAACGGACGGGGCATGAGCCGCGACGACGCCCTGCTTTCCATCGAACGGCACGCGACGAGCAAAATCCGGGAGGCAACGGACCTGGATCGGGTGATCAGCTTCGGCTTTCGGGGGGAGGCCCTGCCTTCCATTGCAAGCGTCTCGCATTTTGTGCTTCGCTCGCGGGCCGAAGGGGAGGAGTCCGGGACCGAGATCGTGATCGACGGGGGCAAGCTTCTTCATGTCCGGGACTGCGGGATGCCGGTGGGAACGCGAATCGTGATCACCCGGCTCTTCAACACGGTCCCGGCCCGTCGGAAATTCCTGAAATCGGATCGGACCGAGGCCGGGCACATCGTGCAGTCCGCCCGGTTGTATGCCCTGGCCTCACCGGGAGTGGCTTTCAACCTGATCGAGGATCGACGGCCGGTCTTCCAATCGCCGGTCTGTCCCGACCTTCTCGAGAGGGTGACAGAGATCTTTGGCCGGCAGATTGCGGAGCTGGTGGTGCCGGTCGCAGGTGCCGAGGGCGATCTGAGGATCGAAGGCCTGCTGGGCCGTCCCGGGGTGGGGCGGGGAACTCGGCATGAGATGATCACTTTCGTGAATGGACGGCCGGTCGAGAGCCGGACCCTGGCCTACGCGATTCTAGAGAGCTACCACACCCTGATTCCCAAAGGCCGCTATCCGGTTGCGTTTCTCTTTCTCTCGATCGACCCGGCCGGGGTCGATGTCAATGTGCATCCCTCCAAGCGGGAAATCCGGTTCCGGGACGAACCGCGGGTCCGCGGTTTCACCATCCGGACGGTTCTCGATGGATTGCGATCGAGCGAGACCCGGGGGACTCCCGGAGCCGTTGAACACTCGCCCGACCGGGCAGACATCTCCCGAAGCCGTCCGACGGAGCGGGCGGAGGATGTGTCCGGGCAAAGCGCGGCGCCGGGGTCCGCGACTCCGGTTCGATCCGGGGCCTTGCCCGGTCCCTCCCGGGTGATTGCGCGTCCGCGGCCGCCGGAGCCGCCGGTGGGGAGGACGGAGCCGGTCGCCGTGCCGCCGCGGCCTTCGATTCAGCCGGTGGATTGGGTTCTGATCGGGTCCCTGCAGGCGACCTATCTCCTTTTTGAGACGGGGGCGGGGTTGGTCCTGCTTGACCATCGGGCGGCCGAGCAGCGCATCTGGTTTGAACGGCTCATGCGGGAATTCCGGGAGGGGGAGGCGGCGGGCCAGCGTCTGCTCTTTCCCATCCCGGTCGAATTCGACCCGATCGGCGGGACCATCGTGGTCGATCATCTGGAGTTTTTCGGCAGTCATGGCTTCGAGGTGGCGCCCTTCGGCCGGAACACCTTTCGGCTCGAGAGTGTCCCGGTCTGGCTGAAGCCGGAGCGGGCCGAGGATTTTCTGCGGGACCTGGTCGGCCTGATTCGACAGGGGAGCCTCTCCAGCCGGAAACCCGATCTGGCGGCGGAAGCACTTGCCCGGATGGCCTGCAGGCGACTGACGGACAGTCTCAAGATTCCCGGCGCGGAAGAAGCGGCCGGGTTGATCCGAGCCCTATTTGCCTGCTCGGTTCCCCAGTCGGACCCATCGGGACGGCCCACCTACATCGAGCTGGATTCCGGTGAATTGAACAGGCGTTTTCACAAAGGGCGCGCAACCTCGACGGACGCTCTCTTCTGA
- a CDS encoding glycogen/starch/alpha-glucan phosphorylase: MATATRKSPKKKAAANSFKFSTGESVEEIKLSICNHLKYTLARDPHTATLRDWWISTSMAVRDRIIERMIRTQGTHHNKNARRVYYLSLEYLMGRLLVNNLINSGIYDQTRDALSELGLDFEEIREEEVDMGLGNGGLGRLAACFLDSMATLDLPAIGYGIHYEFGLFRQEFVDGHQVEHPDNWTVFGTPWEIVRPEYTVRVQLYGRVENVFDDRGNVRPRWVDTQYVLGVPYDIPICGYETNTVNFLRLWASRSSEEFDLDVFNEGGYVEAVREKAVGETVSKVLYPNDKTENGKELRLVQQYFFVSCSLRDIIRRYRTSNSGWEGFAGKVALQLNDTHPAVAVAELMRILVDEEMLEWSHAWSIVTQTFGYTNHTLLPEALEKWGVPLFERILPRHLQIIYRINSELMETVEEKWPGDVSKKQVLSLIEENGSKMIRMANLAVVGSHSVNGVAAIHSQLIKSHLFPEFAELYPDRFNNKTNGITPRRWLLACNRRLAQLITSRIGDGWPKDLNLLRKLEPLADDPDFQREFMAIKHANKVDLSKVIADECGVSVDPNAIFDVQIKRLHEYKRQHLNLLHILTLYRSLLQNPDLDIAPRVFIFAAKAAPGYELAKTIIHAINAVGAVINTDVRIKGKLKVVFLPNYRVSLASRIIPAADVSEQISTAGKEASGTGNMKLALNGAVTIGTLDGANIEIGEEVGDDNIFIFGLTVEEVQNLVAEGYDNWSCYFKNENLRHVVDWIGSDYFTPVERGSLTSLRQSLLERGDPFLVLADYAAYCACQERVDEAYKDPVRWARMAILNTARVGKFSSDRTISQYAREIWKLDPVRVR; this comes from the coding sequence ATGGCCACAGCAACCAGGAAATCACCGAAAAAGAAGGCTGCCGCAAACAGCTTCAAGTTCTCCACCGGTGAATCGGTCGAGGAAATCAAGCTCTCGATCTGCAATCATCTCAAATACACCCTGGCGCGCGATCCGCATACGGCGACGCTGCGCGACTGGTGGATCTCGACCTCGATGGCGGTGCGCGATCGCATCATCGAGCGGATGATCCGCACCCAGGGCACCCACCACAACAAGAACGCCCGGCGGGTCTATTACCTTTCGCTCGAGTACCTGATGGGACGCCTGCTGGTGAACAACCTGATCAATTCCGGCATTTACGATCAGACCCGTGACGCCCTGTCCGAACTTGGTCTCGATTTCGAGGAGATCCGGGAGGAGGAGGTCGACATGGGTTTGGGCAATGGAGGTCTCGGCCGGCTGGCGGCCTGTTTCCTCGATTCGATGGCCACGCTTGATCTGCCCGCCATCGGCTACGGCATCCATTACGAATTCGGCCTGTTTCGCCAGGAGTTCGTCGACGGTCATCAAGTGGAGCATCCGGACAACTGGACGGTATTCGGAACGCCCTGGGAGATCGTCCGTCCCGAATACACGGTCCGGGTCCAACTCTACGGTCGGGTCGAAAACGTCTTCGACGACCGCGGCAATGTCCGTCCCCGGTGGGTGGACACGCAGTATGTGCTGGGGGTGCCCTACGACATCCCGATCTGCGGTTACGAGACGAACACGGTCAACTTTCTCCGCCTCTGGGCCTCCCGGTCGTCCGAGGAGTTCGACCTCGATGTCTTCAACGAGGGCGGTTATGTCGAGGCGGTCCGGGAAAAGGCGGTCGGCGAGACCGTGTCGAAGGTCCTTTACCCGAACGACAAGACGGAAAACGGCAAGGAGCTCCGGCTGGTCCAGCAGTACTTCTTCGTCAGCTGTTCACTGCGGGACATCATCCGCCGCTACCGCACGAGCAACAGCGGTTGGGAAGGCTTTGCCGGCAAGGTGGCCCTGCAACTCAACGACACCCACCCGGCGGTGGCGGTCGCGGAGTTGATGCGGATCCTCGTCGATGAGGAAATGCTGGAATGGTCCCATGCCTGGTCGATCGTCACGCAGACATTCGGCTACACCAATCACACCCTGCTCCCCGAAGCGCTGGAGAAGTGGGGCGTGCCGCTCTTTGAGCGGATCCTTCCGCGGCACTTGCAGATCATCTACCGGATCAATTCGGAATTGATGGAGACAGTCGAAGAGAAGTGGCCGGGCGATGTCTCCAAGAAGCAGGTTCTGTCGCTGATCGAGGAAAACGGCAGCAAGATGATCCGGATGGCCAACCTGGCGGTGGTCGGCAGCCATTCCGTCAACGGGGTCGCCGCCATTCATTCCCAGCTGATCAAAAGTCACCTCTTTCCGGAATTCGCCGAGCTCTATCCGGATCGGTTCAACAACAAGACGAACGGGATCACCCCACGCCGCTGGCTGCTCGCCTGCAACCGGCGTCTCGCCCAGTTGATCACTTCACGGATCGGGGATGGCTGGCCCAAGGACCTCAATCTGCTCAGGAAGCTGGAGCCGCTGGCCGACGACCCCGATTTCCAGCGGGAGTTCATGGCGATCAAGCATGCCAACAAAGTGGACCTGTCCAAGGTCATCGCGGACGAATGCGGGGTATCGGTCGATCCGAACGCCATCTTCGATGTTCAGATCAAGCGTCTCCATGAATACAAGCGGCAGCATCTCAATCTGCTCCATATCCTGACCCTCTACCGCAGTCTGCTTCAGAATCCCGACCTCGACATCGCTCCGCGGGTCTTCATTTTTGCGGCCAAGGCCGCCCCGGGCTACGAACTGGCCAAGACGATCATCCATGCGATCAACGCGGTGGGGGCCGTCATCAACACCGATGTGCGGATCAAGGGCAAGCTGAAGGTCGTCTTCCTGCCCAATTACCGGGTATCCCTGGCGTCCCGGATCATTCCGGCGGCCGACGTTTCGGAGCAGATCTCGACGGCGGGCAAGGAAGCTTCAGGAACCGGTAACATGAAGCTGGCGCTGAACGGAGCTGTCACCATCGGGACCCTCGATGGTGCCAACATCGAGATCGGCGAGGAAGTGGGTGACGACAATATCTTCATCTTCGGACTGACCGTTGAGGAGGTTCAGAATCTGGTGGCCGAGGGCTATGACAACTGGTCCTGCTACTTCAAGAACGAGAACCTCAGGCACGTCGTCGATTGGATCGGTTCGGACTACTTCACACCTGTCGAGCGGGGAAGCCTGACTTCACTCAGGCAGAGTCTTCTTGAACGGGGCGATCCGTTTCTCGTCCTCGCGGATTATGCGGCCTACTGTGCCTGCCAGGAGCGGGTCGACGAGGCCTATAAGGATCCGGTCCGTTGGGCCCGCATGGCCATCCTCAATACCGCGCGGGTGGGCAAATTCTCCAGTGACCGGACGATCAGCCAGTATGCGCGTGAGATCTGGAAACTTGACCCGGTGCGGGTTCGGTGA
- the ald gene encoding alanine dehydrogenase — translation MASYRRAEMVTFGVPKEIKVGETRVSMTPTVCRRVTAMGAHVVIQKSAGQFAGFTDAEYEAAGARVVSTAKRVFDQADLILKVKEPLEPEYELLRDGQALFTYLHLAACLPLARCLLRRNILGIAYETVESQDGSLPLLKPMSQIAGRLSVQIGAFFLQSQHGGSGVLLGGVPGTNPGRVTILGAGNSGAHACRIAVGMGAQVTLLDIDSRKLDFLDSEYQGRVVTLLANPGNIEKAVASADLLIGAVLIPAAKAPVIVSADMVRAMRPGSVIVDIAVDQGGCIETISPTSVEKPTYKRSGVVHYAVPNMPALVGRTSTIALTQATEPFVVAIAEKGLSRALEEVRGLAKGINTMGGRAIHPQISNLLGT, via the coding sequence GTGGCTTCATACCGTCGGGCGGAAATGGTAACTTTCGGCGTTCCCAAGGAAATCAAGGTCGGAGAGACTCGTGTATCGATGACACCGACGGTCTGTCGCCGGGTGACGGCGATGGGCGCCCATGTCGTCATTCAGAAATCAGCCGGCCAGTTTGCCGGATTCACCGATGCGGAGTATGAGGCGGCCGGCGCCCGGGTGGTGAGCACGGCCAAGCGGGTCTTCGATCAGGCGGACCTCATTCTCAAGGTCAAGGAGCCTCTGGAACCGGAGTATGAACTGCTGCGTGACGGGCAGGCCCTGTTCACCTATCTTCACCTAGCCGCCTGCCTTCCGCTCGCCCGATGCCTGCTCAGGCGCAATATTCTTGGCATCGCCTATGAGACGGTGGAGTCCCAGGACGGCAGTCTTCCACTGCTCAAACCGATGTCGCAGATCGCCGGGCGGCTTTCCGTCCAGATCGGCGCTTTCTTTCTGCAGAGTCAGCACGGGGGGTCCGGGGTCCTGTTGGGCGGAGTGCCGGGAACCAATCCGGGTCGGGTGACCATCCTCGGGGCCGGGAATTCAGGGGCCCACGCCTGCCGGATCGCCGTGGGAATGGGCGCCCAGGTGACCCTGCTGGATATCGACAGTCGAAAGCTGGACTTTCTGGACTCCGAATATCAGGGCCGGGTGGTCACTCTCCTGGCCAATCCGGGAAATATCGAAAAGGCGGTCGCTTCGGCCGATCTCCTGATCGGCGCGGTCCTCATCCCGGCTGCCAAGGCTCCGGTCATTGTTTCCGCCGACATGGTCCGGGCGATGCGTCCCGGAAGCGTCATCGTCGACATCGCGGTTGATCAGGGAGGGTGCATCGAGACGATCAGTCCGACCTCGGTCGAAAAGCCGACCTACAAACGAAGCGGGGTTGTCCACTATGCGGTGCCCAATATGCCGGCTCTGGTGGGGCGAACCTCGACCATCGCGTTGACCCAGGCGACCGAACCCTTCGTCGTGGCCATCGCGGAGAAGGGGCTGAGCCGCGCTCTTGAAGAGGTGCGGGGCCTGGCCAAAGGCATCAACACCATGGGCGGCCGGGCGATTCATCCGCAGATCTCGAATCTGCTGGGCACGTGA